From Paraflavitalea devenefica, the proteins below share one genomic window:
- a CDS encoding ABC transporter permease, with protein sequence MNIAAFIARRIAFNQQRSFSRFVIRLSIGATIISVAVMILTLAFASGFQKTISQKVFSFWGHIRVQSFDAVRVSIAEEVPIPMSDSVLNLKKTNPAIKTVQAFATKNAILKTSETIEAVLLKGVEKGYDFNNLQSFLVEGRWVNFTDSGYSNEINLSAYTASQLKLKVNDQVIIYFIQPGSPSFRPRKLTVAGIFKTGIEDYDKHIAIGDLKLIQRLNNWDSTQVGGYEIFLHDFNQMDKVSEDIVPKLPIGLQGTTIMDIYPNIFDWLGLQNKTIVIVLIIMIVIATLNLITCLLILVLERTRMVGVLKALGARNNIVQRIFLYHGAVITFTGLLLGNVIGLLICWLQQRYGFIPLPEDAYWMSKAVADVVWWQVVLVDIGTFLICFLVLLIPTIIVRKIQPVKAIRFS encoded by the coding sequence TTGAATATCGCCGCTTTTATAGCCCGACGCATCGCTTTTAATCAACAACGGTCATTTTCCCGCTTTGTGATACGCCTTTCCATAGGCGCTACTATTATCAGCGTAGCTGTCATGATCCTCACCCTGGCCTTTGCCAGCGGATTCCAGAAAACCATCAGCCAGAAGGTATTCAGCTTCTGGGGCCATATCCGCGTGCAAAGCTTTGATGCTGTGCGAGTATCTATTGCAGAAGAAGTACCCATCCCCATGAGTGATTCGGTACTCAACCTCAAAAAGACCAATCCGGCCATCAAAACAGTGCAGGCCTTTGCCACCAAAAATGCCATTCTTAAAACATCCGAGACCATAGAAGCCGTATTACTGAAAGGAGTGGAAAAAGGGTATGATTTCAATAACCTGCAAAGCTTCCTGGTAGAAGGACGCTGGGTAAATTTTACCGACAGCGGGTACAGCAATGAGATCAACCTGTCTGCCTATACCGCCTCCCAGCTCAAACTTAAAGTAAATGACCAGGTCATCATCTACTTTATTCAGCCCGGCTCCCCTTCTTTCCGTCCCCGTAAGCTGACCGTAGCCGGCATTTTCAAAACAGGTATTGAAGACTATGATAAGCATATTGCCATCGGCGATCTGAAGTTGATACAACGTCTCAATAACTGGGATTCCACCCAGGTGGGCGGCTATGAAATATTCCTGCATGACTTTAATCAAATGGATAAGGTAAGTGAGGACATTGTGCCGAAACTTCCCATTGGATTACAGGGTACTACTATCATGGACATTTATCCGAATATCTTCGACTGGCTGGGACTGCAGAATAAGACCATTGTCATTGTACTGATCATCATGATCGTCATTGCCACACTCAACCTCATTACCTGCCTGCTGATACTGGTATTGGAACGCACCCGCATGGTAGGCGTGCTAAAGGCGCTGGGCGCCCGGAACAATATTGTACAGCGGATATTCCTGTACCATGGGGCTGTTATTACCTTTACCGGTCTGCTCCTGGGCAATGTTATTGGCCTGCTCATCTGCTGGCTGCAGCAACGCTATGGATTCATCCCCCTGCCGGAAGACGCTTACTGGATGTCCAAAGCCGTGGCCGATGTAGTATGGTGGCAGGTAGTATTGGTGGATATAGGCACCTTCCTCATTTGTTTCCTGGTACTGCTGATCCCCACCATCATTGTAAGAAAAATACAGCCGGTGAAGGCTATCCGCTTTAGCTGA
- a CDS encoding BamA/TamA family outer membrane protein yields MSSGQQVTFFTFSRWSLYGLLGLLLAASCTVPRKYNSAKPFVYKTTINIAGKTPDYDRQELQTKLQAQVDDSLKAPLVSYAGVYRELKRPPVFDSLNIGRSKIFMTNLLNSLGYFQPTIRDTFFIDTVPNRRKGEQKRVYLTFTVTPGIALHMDSIGYALETPALQALALKSRKESLLKKGAPYSDQKVNAELDRLLGMYRDSGYYKFTKENIYAERDTVVAALIDPTLDPFEQLQLLDSLRKKREKPTINVVIKQRPVKDSFHIRKFYIGDVKVYPDLSVLDDTTFVPKDSAVIDGYKILYSSRRFKLPFIANNIRLRPGSLYSQRRYYRVINTFNQLGAWQNVDLSLQERYDSVPLLDAVLRLYPAMKHSLNVDFETSRNVSDFLSQGTYFGIGLNFRLLNRNAYREAIQTSTNARFGIEIGTHLVQTIQASLSHNIYFPKIIIPDFLLRLFPRKTTGTDRTIARRTVLNLNGTYTNRRDFFTAPSFNSSWGYEWTRRRTRASDPDNIAQRWTKSYQLTPLNFEYTNLKKTDSLIKLEQAIPAYRFAFNDGMIISTIFSATFGRQYDEDRKFTLIRGRIEESGALFGLIRRLELGDLRRFVKLDGEFKHYINYKKSSWAFRVFGGVAFIYGKTDTGSVVVKEVKEYNLPFFKAFFSGGPYSMRAWQVRRLGPGSSTLYDQTDSTRVDRFGNMQLEFNVEYRFNLTTIAGIKINSALFTDIGNIWSKEFQDGKEIPEASFKLSRLYKDIAVGAGTSLRLDFEFFLIRLDWAYRIKNPRYASVNNGWFQKLDIGSGQLQLGIGYPF; encoded by the coding sequence ATGTCATCCGGCCAGCAAGTTACTTTTTTTACTTTTTCCAGGTGGTCTTTATATGGCCTGCTGGGTTTACTACTGGCCGCGTCCTGTACCGTGCCGCGTAAGTATAATTCCGCCAAACCCTTTGTGTATAAGACTACCATTAACATAGCAGGCAAAACGCCCGATTATGACCGGCAGGAATTGCAGACCAAATTGCAGGCCCAGGTAGATGACAGCCTCAAGGCGCCGCTGGTTTCCTATGCCGGCGTTTATCGTGAGCTAAAGAGGCCGCCTGTATTTGATTCCCTGAACATTGGCCGGTCAAAAATATTCATGACCAACCTGCTTAACTCACTGGGTTATTTTCAACCCACCATCCGGGATACATTTTTTATTGATACGGTGCCCAACAGGCGTAAGGGTGAACAGAAAAGGGTATACCTCACTTTCACGGTAACGCCCGGTATTGCCCTGCACATGGATTCCATAGGCTATGCCCTGGAAACACCTGCCTTGCAGGCGCTGGCCCTGAAGTCCCGGAAAGAATCACTCCTGAAAAAAGGAGCGCCTTATTCCGACCAGAAGGTAAATGCGGAACTGGACAGGTTGCTGGGCATGTACCGCGACAGTGGCTATTACAAATTCACCAAAGAAAATATCTATGCCGAGCGTGATACGGTGGTAGCTGCGCTCATTGATCCTACGCTGGACCCTTTTGAGCAATTACAACTATTAGATTCCCTGCGTAAAAAGCGGGAAAAGCCTACCATCAATGTAGTGATCAAACAAAGGCCGGTAAAGGACAGTTTCCATATCCGGAAATTTTATATAGGTGATGTCAAAGTATACCCCGATCTGTCTGTACTGGATGATACCACCTTTGTACCCAAAGACAGTGCTGTTATTGACGGTTATAAGATCCTGTACAGCTCCCGGCGGTTTAAGTTGCCTTTCATTGCCAACAATATCCGGCTACGGCCCGGGTCGCTCTACTCCCAGCGCCGGTATTACAGGGTCATCAACACTTTTAACCAATTGGGCGCCTGGCAAAATGTAGACCTCAGTCTGCAGGAGCGCTATGACAGTGTTCCCTTGCTGGATGCTGTATTACGCTTATACCCTGCCATGAAGCACAGCCTTAATGTTGACTTTGAGACCAGCCGCAACGTAAGTGACTTCCTTTCGCAGGGAACCTATTTTGGTATTGGTCTCAACTTCCGGCTACTGAACCGCAATGCCTACCGGGAAGCCATACAAACCAGTACCAATGCCCGTTTTGGTATAGAGATCGGTACCCACCTGGTACAAACCATACAGGCCAGCCTTTCGCACAATATCTACTTTCCAAAGATCATCATTCCCGATTTCCTGCTCAGGTTGTTTCCGCGGAAAACAACGGGAACTGACCGCACCATTGCCAGGCGTACTGTGCTGAACCTGAATGGTACCTATACCAACCGGCGCGACTTCTTCACTGCCCCCTCCTTTAACAGTTCCTGGGGGTATGAATGGACACGCAGAAGGACCCGTGCCTCCGATCCTGATAATATTGCCCAGCGATGGACCAAGAGTTACCAGCTAACTCCTTTAAACTTTGAGTATACGAACCTCAAAAAGACGGATAGCCTGATAAAACTGGAACAAGCCATCCCGGCCTACCGTTTTGCTTTCAATGATGGTATGATCATTAGCACCATCTTCAGCGCTACTTTTGGACGGCAATATGATGAAGACAGGAAATTCACCCTTATCCGGGGACGCATAGAAGAGAGTGGCGCATTGTTTGGCCTCATCCGGAGATTAGAACTGGGCGACCTTCGCCGGTTCGTGAAACTGGATGGGGAGTTTAAGCATTATATTAATTACAAGAAATCGTCCTGGGCCTTCCGGGTATTTGGCGGCGTAGCCTTTATTTATGGTAAAACGGATACCGGCAGCGTAGTAGTAAAAGAAGTAAAAGAATATAATCTCCCCTTTTTCAAAGCATTTTTTTCAGGAGGCCCTTACAGCATGCGCGCCTGGCAGGTACGGCGGTTAGGCCCCGGCTCCTCTACCCTGTATGATCAAACGGATAGCACCCGGGTAGACCGGTTTGGCAACATGCAACTGGAGTTTAACGTAGAATACCGCTTTAACCTCACTACCATTGCAGGCATTAAGATCAACAGCGCTTTATTTACAGATATCGGGAATATCTGGAGTAAGGAGTTCCAGGATGGCAAGGAAATACCGGAAGCTTCTTTCAAATTAAGCCGGTTATACAAAGATATTGCTGTAGGAGCGGGTACCAGCTTACGCCTGGACTTTGAGTTTTTCCTCATCCGCCTCGACTGGGCTTACCGCATCAAGAATCCACGTTATGCCAGTGTAAATAATGGCTGGTTCCAGAAATTGGATATCGGCAGCGGGCAATTGCAACTGGGCATTGGTTATCCGTTCTAA
- the fsa gene encoding fructose-6-phosphate aldolase: MKFFIDTANLAQIKEAHELGILDGVTTNPSLMAKEGIKGEDAVMKHYLTICEMVDGDISAEVISTEFKDIVEEGKRLAAIHPNIVVKVPMIKDGIKAIKYFADNGIKTNCTLVFSAGQAILAAKAGATYLSPFIGRVDDSNWDGVQLIEQISHIYNLQGYKTEILAASIRSPLHIVKCAEAGADVVTSPLEPILGLLKHPLTDIGLAKFLEDAKKMAAPALAGVK; encoded by the coding sequence ATGAAGTTTTTTATTGATACAGCTAACCTGGCTCAGATTAAAGAGGCTCATGAATTAGGTATCCTGGATGGTGTTACTACCAATCCTTCCCTGATGGCCAAAGAAGGTATTAAAGGTGAAGATGCAGTGATGAAGCATTACCTCACTATTTGTGAAATGGTAGATGGTGATATCAGCGCTGAAGTGATCTCTACTGAATTCAAGGATATTGTGGAAGAAGGTAAAAGACTGGCTGCTATTCACCCGAATATCGTGGTGAAAGTGCCAATGATCAAGGATGGTATTAAAGCGATCAAGTATTTTGCTGACAATGGTATTAAGACCAACTGTACGCTGGTATTCTCTGCCGGTCAGGCTATCCTGGCCGCCAAAGCAGGCGCTACCTATCTCTCTCCCTTTATTGGCCGTGTGGACGACAGTAACTGGGATGGTGTACAACTGATTGAGCAGATCTCCCATATCTATAACCTCCAAGGGTACAAAACAGAGATACTGGCAGCTTCCATCCGCAGCCCGCTCCACATTGTAAAGTGTGCAGAGGCCGGTGCTGATGTGGTAACCAGCCCGCTGGAACCCATCTTAGGATTGCTGAAACACCCGCTTACTGATATCGGCCTGGCCAAGTTCCTGGAAGATGCCAAGAAAATGGCTGCTCCTGCACTGGCTGGTGTGAAATAA
- a CDS encoding NUDIX hydrolase, whose amino-acid sequence MNSTLLNLAKRIKSIADTGLVYNTNDYDRERYTELLEISHEMAGLLINQPIEVIKSFYAPNTDYPTPKVDIRGLALNKAGEILLVKEMADGKWTLPGGWADIGLSPSEVIQKEFREETGLAVKATRLLAVFDKRCHPHPAQAFYVYKFALLCAITGDIQFQKGFDILEVAFFPVDQLPELSEDRILRSQIELLYKKAADPNAAAYFD is encoded by the coding sequence GTGAACAGTACCCTGCTCAACCTCGCCAAGCGGATAAAATCCATTGCAGACACCGGCCTTGTGTACAATACCAACGATTATGACCGGGAACGGTATACCGAATTACTGGAGATCAGCCATGAAATGGCGGGGCTGCTCATTAACCAGCCCATAGAAGTGATCAAAAGCTTTTATGCGCCCAATACAGACTATCCTACCCCCAAAGTAGATATACGGGGACTTGCGCTCAATAAAGCGGGTGAAATATTACTCGTAAAAGAGATGGCCGATGGAAAATGGACCCTGCCTGGCGGCTGGGCCGATATCGGTTTATCCCCCTCCGAGGTCATTCAAAAAGAGTTCCGGGAAGAAACAGGACTAGCAGTAAAAGCCACCCGCCTGCTGGCGGTATTTGATAAGAGATGCCATCCACATCCGGCTCAGGCATTCTATGTATACAAATTTGCCCTACTGTGTGCAATAACAGGAGACATACAGTTTCAGAAGGGATTCGACATCCTTGAAGTGGCTTTCTTTCCAGTTGATCAGCTACCGGAATTATCGGAAGACCGCATCCTGCGTTCACAGATCGAACTACTCTATAAAAAAGCAGCAGACCCGAATGCCGCTGCGTATTTTGATTAA
- a CDS encoding type IX secretion system plug protein, which yields MKYILSIFLIQLSVAMQAQIPDAVYSPRIKTVLLHQAGNQLGVPIMKLGAMGALELHFDDLDANVKNYSYTFQLCNADWTPAILSQFDFIKGFSQQRLNTYRISSIAFTRYTHYQATLPDQNCMPSRSGNYILKVFLNGDTSKLIFTKRMMVWSEAAAITAQIQQPFNGQIFRTHQKIQFKIALNEQLNVVNQFQQIHVVIMQNNRWDNAVTNIRPSFFSRNVLEYNTENDAVFPAGKEWRWLDIRSFRFQSDRVERVKYGATSTEVIVKPDANRSPQRFNFFRDNNGMFTIETTESVNPYWQADYATVNFTFVPGNNSPFPDKDVFIVGQLTNYNLDDSAKMVFNTERGVYERSLFLKTGYYDYCYATVDRNDKKRLPSFEFTEGNYWESENNYTILVYYRPLGGRADELVGVTTVNSLTGRR from the coding sequence ATGAAATATATCTTATCCATTTTCCTGATCCAACTGTCTGTAGCCATGCAGGCGCAGATACCCGATGCTGTTTATTCGCCACGCATTAAAACAGTGCTGTTGCACCAGGCTGGTAACCAGTTGGGTGTTCCCATTATGAAACTGGGCGCTATGGGCGCGCTGGAACTGCATTTTGACGACCTGGACGCCAATGTTAAAAATTATTCCTATACTTTCCAGCTTTGCAATGCCGACTGGACGCCTGCCATCCTGAGCCAGTTTGATTTTATTAAAGGCTTTTCCCAGCAACGCCTTAACACGTACCGTATTTCTTCTATCGCTTTTACCCGTTATACCCATTACCAGGCTACTTTGCCCGACCAGAATTGCATGCCCAGCCGCTCGGGCAATTATATTTTAAAGGTTTTCCTGAATGGGGATACTTCCAAACTCATTTTCACGAAACGGATGATGGTGTGGAGTGAAGCCGCTGCGATTACCGCCCAGATACAGCAACCTTTTAATGGACAGATCTTCCGCACCCACCAGAAGATACAGTTCAAGATAGCGTTGAATGAACAATTGAATGTGGTGAACCAGTTCCAGCAGATCCATGTAGTGATCATGCAGAACAATCGCTGGGACAATGCCGTGACGAATATCCGTCCTTCTTTCTTTTCAAGGAATGTGCTGGAGTATAATACGGAGAATGATGCCGTATTCCCGGCAGGGAAGGAGTGGCGCTGGCTGGATATCCGCAGTTTCCGTTTTCAGAGCGACCGGGTAGAACGGGTGAAGTATGGCGCCACCAGTACAGAAGTGATCGTGAAACCGGATGCCAACAGGAGCCCCCAGCGGTTTAATTTTTTCCGGGATAATAATGGTATGTTCACGATAGAGACTACGGAAAGCGTGAATCCTTACTGGCAGGCTGATTATGCTACGGTGAATTTCACGTTTGTGCCGGGTAATAATTCTCCCTTCCCGGATAAGGATGTTTTTATTGTAGGACAGCTTACGAATTATAACCTGGACGACAGTGCCAAGATGGTATTCAATACAGAGCGGGGTGTGTATGAAAGATCGTTGTTCCTGAAGACGGGGTATTATGATTATTGTTATGCCACAGTTGACCGCAATGATAAAAAACGGCTCCCTTCTTTTGAGTTTACAGAAGGCAATTACTGGGAGTCGGAGAATAACTATACTATTTTGGTATACTATCGCCCCTTGGGCGGCCGTGCCGATGAGCTGGTAGGGGTGACAACGGTGAATTCACTGACGGGAAGGCGATGA
- a CDS encoding TrmH family RNA methyltransferase, which yields MLVKSQVKYIQSLSQKKSRDEEGVFIAEGPKIINELLSTPNVAVQQLYAVQEWMAQHSGIAAGGAIEVSEQELERLSLQQTPNQVIGVFKKPVFAKITSYRERLSLMLDTIQDPGNLGTIIRCADWFGIDTVICSRECADVFNPKVVQSTMGSISRVQVMYEDLVAFMQQHADVPAWAATLHGANLHELPPVEGGILVIGNESKGIHEELLRLCRHRITIPRKGQAESLNAAVATGIILSHIVK from the coding sequence ATGTTGGTTAAATCGCAGGTCAAATATATTCAAAGTTTAAGCCAGAAAAAATCAAGGGACGAAGAAGGGGTATTTATTGCTGAAGGCCCGAAGATTATTAACGAACTCTTAAGTACGCCCAACGTGGCTGTGCAGCAGTTGTATGCCGTGCAGGAATGGATGGCACAACATAGCGGAATAGCGGCTGGCGGGGCGATTGAAGTAAGTGAGCAGGAGCTGGAACGGCTTTCGCTGCAGCAAACGCCCAACCAGGTGATCGGTGTTTTTAAAAAGCCTGTATTTGCCAAAATCACCAGTTACCGGGAGCGGCTTTCCCTGATGCTGGATACCATCCAGGACCCAGGCAACCTGGGTACTATTATCCGTTGCGCCGACTGGTTTGGCATTGACACGGTTATTTGCAGCAGGGAATGTGCCGATGTTTTCAATCCCAAGGTGGTGCAAAGCACCATGGGCAGCATCAGCCGGGTGCAGGTGATGTATGAAGACCTGGTTGCTTTTATGCAGCAGCATGCGGATGTGCCTGCCTGGGCGGCTACCCTGCATGGCGCCAACCTGCATGAGCTGCCTCCGGTAGAGGGAGGCATATTGGTGATCGGTAATGAATCGAAGGGCATTCATGAAGAGTTGCTGCGGCTTTGCCGCCACCGTATTACGATTCCGCGTAAAGGACAGGCAGAATCTTTAAATGCAGCAGTGGCTACGGGCATCATACTTTCACATATCGTTAAATAG
- a CDS encoding bifunctional helix-turn-helix domain-containing protein/methylated-DNA--[protein]-cysteine S-methyltransferase, which yields MTTNAYQYEQIARAIDYLYVNFRAQPSLEEVAAQVNMSAFHFQRVFTEWAGISPKRFLQFLTTDYLKHRITGFDNLLDAADAAGLSSQSRVYDLFVNLEAVTPQEYKEKGSGIRIDYGFHNTPFGECIIGVTGRGICHLSFLQEDNRSTAVEELEKAWENATVREHSRNTEVMANAIFNRKPGKQEKLSVLVKGTNFQVKVWNALLEVPYGNVTTYQSIARHIELPNALQAVGSAVGANPIAYLIPCHRIIRKNLIIGEYHWGTERKKAMLGWEMAKTAI from the coding sequence GTGACTACGAATGCTTACCAATACGAGCAAATAGCACGGGCTATTGATTATCTGTATGTCAACTTCCGTGCTCAGCCCAGCCTGGAAGAGGTGGCGGCCCAGGTGAATATGAGCGCCTTTCACTTTCAGCGTGTGTTTACAGAATGGGCAGGCATCAGCCCCAAGCGTTTCCTGCAATTCCTCACTACCGATTACCTGAAACACCGGATTACCGGTTTTGACAACCTGCTGGATGCGGCCGATGCAGCCGGTTTGAGCAGCCAGTCGCGGGTATATGATCTCTTTGTGAACCTGGAAGCGGTAACACCACAGGAATACAAGGAGAAGGGTAGTGGCATCCGCATAGACTATGGCTTTCACAATACGCCTTTTGGCGAGTGTATTATAGGGGTAACCGGACGTGGTATTTGTCACCTCTCCTTCCTGCAGGAAGACAACCGGAGCACAGCGGTGGAAGAGCTGGAAAAGGCCTGGGAAAATGCTACGGTACGGGAGCACAGCCGGAATACAGAAGTGATGGCCAATGCCATTTTTAACCGCAAGCCGGGCAAGCAGGAAAAGCTGAGTGTACTGGTGAAAGGGACCAATTTCCAGGTGAAAGTTTGGAATGCCCTGCTGGAGGTGCCTTATGGCAATGTAACCACTTACCAGTCTATTGCCCGCCATATTGAGCTGCCCAATGCCCTGCAGGCGGTAGGATCGGCCGTAGGCGCCAATCCCATTGCTTACCTGATACCCTGCCACCGGATCATCCGCAAGAACCTGATCATTGGTGAATACCATTGGGGTACCGAACGTAAGAAAGCAATGCTGGGCTGGGAAATGGCGAAAACGGCTATTTAA